The following are encoded together in the Gasterosteus aculeatus chromosome 7, fGasAcu3.hap1.1, whole genome shotgun sequence genome:
- the kctd7 gene encoding BTB/POZ domain-containing protein KCTD7, whose product MQRNGSSGSNGSDSCGGGRGRQALSFSPLPAAAAAAATTTRVRRFVQERRALPLPRVMVVFSGASDTEKPGDAMSSSDSAAEDDFRKPASPAPSFALSKPLRSSLNTPEPEFPEVISLNVGGTFFTTRLSTLRRYEDTMLAAMFSGRHYIPRDAEGRYFIDRDGTYFADILNFLREGELPHRDRVRAVHREAQFYSIGPLLDSLEDTQPLTGEKVRQAFLDLMPYYRDNLERIVEIAKLRAMQKKARFAKLKICVYKEEMPITPYERPLFNSLRFERSDSEAKLFEHHCEVDVSFGPWEAVADVYDLLHCIVSDLAERGITAEQQCIGVCDKHLINHYYCKRPIYEFKITWW is encoded by the exons ATGCAGCGGAATGGCTCGAGCGGCTCCAACGGTTCTGACAGCTGCGGCGGCGGGAGGGGCCGCCAAGCGCTGTCCTTCAGCCCgctgcccgccgccgccgccgccgccgccaccaccacgcGGGTCCGGCGGTTCGTCCAGGAGCGGCGGGCGCTGCCGCTACCCAGGGTGATGGTGGTGTTCTCGGGCGCGAGCGACACCGAGAAACCGGGCGATGCCATGTCAAGCTCGGACTCCGCCGCGGAGGATGACTTCCGAAAGCCGGCCTCCCCGGCGCCGAGCTTCGCCCTCAGCAAGCCGCTCCGCTCGTCGCTCAACACCCCGGAGCCGGAG TTTCCAGAGGTCATCTCTCTGAACGTTGGGGGTACGTTCTTCACCACCCGCCTGTCCACCCTGCGGCGATACGAGGACACGATGTTAGCCGCCATGTTCAGCGGGCGTCATTACATCCCACGTGATGCTGAGGGACGCTACTTCATCGATCGGGATGGAACATATTTTGC GGACATCCTGAACTTCCTGCGAGAGGGCGAGCTTCCTCACAGGGACCGCGTGCGAGCGGTGCACAGAGAGGCTCAGTTCTACTCCATCGGCCCGCTGCTGGACAGCCTGGAGGACACGCAGCCGCTCACTGGGGAGAAAGTCCGGCAGGCCTTCCTCGACCTGATGCCCTACTACAGAG ACAATCTGGAGCGCATCGTGGAGATCGCCAAGCTGAGGGCCATGCAGAAGAAGGCGCGGTTCGCCAAGCTGAAGATCTGCGTCTACAAGGAGGAGATGCCCATCACGCCGTACGAGCGGCCTCTGTTTAACTCTCTGCGCTTCGAGCGCTCGGACAGCGAGGCCAAGCTCTTTGAGCACCACTGCGAGGTGGACGTCTCCTTCGGACCGTGGGAGGCCGTGGCGGACGTCTACGACCTGCTGCACTGCATCGTCAGCGACCTGGCCGAGCGCGGCATCACCGCCGAGCAGCAGTGCATCGGCGTCTGCGACAAGCACCTGATCAACCATTACTACTGCAAGAGGCCCATCTACGAGTTCAAGATCACGTGGTGgtga
- the LOC120821905 gene encoding uncharacterized protein LOC120821905, whose product MIGDSSPLAAALGVVLVMGLSLLSVLCLRCKKKSKIIHEEHQIYNPQTFQRGGSVFAVTQSKTVTRPNQITSLAAETREEFGDLSTAEMDDQLDYQNISNAHTGCAEHTYVAPLSEAVYENEQDTTDADADPGVYANVQVPSPPLSTYEDDDYENSEFLDQVVEEQNDSDPDYVNEHD is encoded by the exons ATGATCGGGGACTCCAGTCCGCTGGCTGCAGCCCTGGGCGTCGTGTTGGTGATGGGCTTGAGTCTGCTGTCTGTCCTCTGCCTGCGATGCAAAAAGAAATCAA AGATCATACACGAGGAGCATCAAATATACAACCCGCAGACGTT CCAACGTGGGGGGAGCGTGTTTGCTGTGACACAATCAAAAACAG tcacCAGACCGAATCAGATCACTTCCCTCGCAGC TGAAACGAGAGAGGAATTTGGGGACTTGTCAACAG CTGAAATGGACGATCAGTTGGACTATCAAAATATCTCAAATG CTCACACAGGATGCGCGGAACACACATATGT AGCTCCACTCTCCGAAGCGGTGTACGAAAATGAACAGGACACAACTG ATGCGGATGCTGATCCAGGTGTCTATGCTAACGTCCAGGTTCCATCACCTCCATTAAGTACATATG AGGACGACGACTACGAGAACTCAGAGTTTTTGGACCAAGTCGTGGAGGAGCAAAACGACA GTGATCCGGACTACGTGAACGAACACGACTGA